The following are encoded in a window of Verrucomicrobiia bacterium genomic DNA:
- a CDS encoding DUF2330 domain-containing protein: protein MALNHSIQRTGASCSGRLTRAAYKTTRAPKSKFLSIYQSFFVRPLLLLLTSGFMAFADGVFVFRWNKAADIKEPAQKAIIVYDHGREDLLLQVKYEGRLQNFGWLIPVPSLPEVQRGWMAPFYELSRLTQNPFAGMTAGTPRIGGVRSEQVNVVEIKTVGVYEVAILSAHDALSLERWLGSNGYSGPEGRSQVLDDYVNKGWFFVAVKIQLDRESSFKQSSTPNQDDPEREREHQALQAAMSSGELHPLRISFDTPQCIFPLKVSAVGAKPAEVSLYVLASEPLLNKYMFQRGALIAHETAVQRSERHPYASAASMRNLRRMRLSWMMYSLMPPAPDGKRAQHD, encoded by the coding sequence ATGGCACTCAACCACAGCATTCAGCGGACTGGAGCCAGCTGTTCAGGTCGGCTCACCCGCGCAGCGTACAAAACAACTCGCGCGCCAAAAAGCAAATTCCTATCAATCTATCAATCCTTTTTCGTCCGTCCACTACTCCTCCTCCTCACATCGGGATTCATGGCTTTTGCCGATGGTGTCTTCGTTTTTAGGTGGAACAAGGCTGCGGACATCAAAGAACCGGCGCAAAAAGCCATTATCGTCTATGACCATGGGCGCGAAGATCTATTGCTGCAGGTTAAATATGAAGGGCGCCTGCAGAACTTCGGTTGGCTCATCCCCGTGCCCAGTCTCCCGGAGGTCCAAAGAGGTTGGATGGCCCCCTTTTATGAATTGAGCCGCCTAACTCAGAACCCTTTCGCGGGAATGACCGCAGGCACCCCACGGATCGGAGGGGTGCGATCGGAACAGGTCAACGTTGTCGAAATAAAAACCGTTGGTGTGTATGAAGTGGCCATCCTATCAGCACACGACGCACTCAGCCTTGAACGTTGGCTTGGGTCCAATGGTTATTCCGGCCCTGAAGGGCGGTCGCAGGTGCTCGACGACTATGTGAATAAAGGCTGGTTCTTTGTCGCTGTCAAAATCCAGTTGGATCGGGAGTCTTCCTTCAAACAGAGTTCAACGCCAAATCAAGACGACCCGGAACGAGAGCGCGAGCACCAAGCCCTGCAGGCGGCCATGTCGAGTGGCGAATTGCATCCTTTGCGGATTAGCTTCGATACACCACAATGCATCTTTCCTCTCAAAGTATCTGCTGTCGGCGCAAAGCCCGCTGAAGTGTCGCTGTATGTGCTTGCCTCCGAGCCATTGCTAAACAAATACATGTTCCAGCGGGGAGCGCTTATAGCGCACGAGACGGCAGTTCAGCGCTCCGAGCGCCACCCGTATGCGAGTGCTGCTTCAATGCGGAATCTCCGGCGCATGAGGCTTTCCTGGATGATGTATTCCCTCATGCCTCCGGCCCCGGACGGCAAGCGGGCGCAACACGATTGA